In the Plasmodium chabaudi chabaudi strain AS genome assembly, chromosome: 13 genome, one interval contains:
- a CDS encoding mitochondrial intermediate peptidase, putative, whose translation MENSIRYLKRVGKISIRENVGRGICTDRKVLVNKFVEDKDNINFKNALKKIEVSRVRLNIKGGYENIFKDKKCYFSGNYKYEQTLKSVDKLKNSDIEYIDCVLKKVNNINDKDEEGCILELKGISNDGENILEFTDMCIKICKKLLQDIFKERNIYIIVNRIDTVSNNLCKLGDALELLRNLHNNNNVILKAHEGLEKLTNFIDEINIDEKIYNFLKQKYNDNIDILNYEHKEVLENMIQSMENQGVHIKDKTKKKEYLELQAQEKYFSFHSSSNFSNNLEGVYIEKNKLLQYIDKNILIEYENKIRPLYKNNKIKTSYLYPTNDYIYILQDSSFLLTLLENIPEQNLREKIYSLFKKPNKEFQNNILVLQYYRNMLIIYRNFKNYNEYALKNCILNSPDKVLYFLEKVFKKILPHFFDELKFIERYIQFCEGRNRSSVSPTNENDDNAGLGSGCKDGSSSLSLVTPENIFYYINKIKMEKLKKIEDKMNDHLTLYDVLSFVIKILKKSYLLDMVSVIPMKGELWDENILKFEIKKDNHIYGYIYMDLFERENKNQAIAQYTVRCSKNMNTCLKYKWFEEGNEVGIPFFYTGIIKNEKNNQDISENAMYRQTTSTFLVCNFKANRDKNKDVEKKGEPKENTKCDFISDEIKNFLESIKMNVEKVNVFLHEFGHTLHCILSSTYLQHLSGNRSGADFSEFSSHLFEEYLNSYEALSILYSQKAEENEIKNMITNYVKNKNIICYYPIVQLIIQSIVDQIFYSLSHNSNNMNERKQLIENEIKTYFLGLYYKNIFILDFFPHIHFSKTTHLIHYPSNYYCYLYCSVLAKYIWNRTFKNDLYNLDSSSRIVKFLEGGSVNSSLRNIISLAETDKDKIEYYTENPHHIPLDDFFEYYQEGDKQQIYDSFFRSIVP comes from the exons ATGGAAAATTCAATTCGTTACTTAAAACGGGTAGGAAAAATATCGATACGTGAAAATGTGGGTAGAGGTATTTGTACTGATAGGAAAGTATTGGTTAACAAGTTTGTTGAAGAtaaagataatataaattttaagaatgctttaaaaaaaattgaagtTAGTAGAGTTAGGTTAAATATAAAGGGGGGTTATGAGAACATCtttaaagataaaaaatgttactTCAGTGGAAATTATAAGTATGAACAAACCTTAAAATCTGtagataaattaaaaaatagtgatattgaatatatcgattgtgttttaaaaaaagttaacaacataaatgataaagatGAAGAGGGATGTATTCTTGAATTAAAAGGAATATCTAATGATggtgaaaatattttagagTTTACTGATAtgtgtataaaaatatgtaaaaaattattacaagatatatttaaagaaaggaatatatatataattgtaaatAGGATAGACACtgtttcaaataatttatgtaaattaGGTGATGCTTTAGAATTGTTAAGAAATTTacataacaataataatgtaattTTAAAAGCTCATGAAGGTTTAGAAAAGTTGacaaattttattgatGAGATAAATATCgatgaaaaaatttataactttttaaaacaaaaatataatgataatatagatatattaaattatgaacataaAGAAgttttagaaaatatgaTTCAATCTATGGAAAATCAGGGTGTACATATTAAAGACaaaacaaagaaaaaagaatatttagAATTACAAGCACaagagaaatatttttcatttcattcatcttcaaatttttcaaataactTAGAAGGAGtttatattgaaaaaaataaactattacaatatatagataaaaatatattgattgaatatgaaaataagaTTCGacctttatataaaaataataaaataaaaacaagcTATTTATATCCTACtaatgattatatatatattttacaagatagttcttttttattaacacttttagaaaatattcCTGAACAGAACTTAAGAGAAAAAATCTACagcttatttaaaaaaccaAATAAAGAgtttcaaaataatattttagttttacaatattatagaaatatgttaattatttatagaaattttaaaaactaCAATGAATatgcattaaaaaattgtatattaaaTTCTCCCGATAAggtcttatattttttagaaaaggtttttaaaaaaatattacccCATTTCTTCGATGAGTTAAAATTCATAGAGCGTTATATTCAGTTTTGTGAAGGTCGAAATCGAAGCAGTGTATCTCcaacaaatgaaaatgatgacaATGCTGGCTTAGGTAGTGGTTGCAAAGATGGTAGTAGTAGCTTGTCTTTAGTAACTCCAGAAAACATATTCtactatattaataaaataaaaatggaaaagtTGAAAAAGATTGAAGACAAGATGAACGACCATTTAACCTTATATGATGTTTTAAGTTTcgtcataaaaattttaaaaaaaagttatctGTTAGATATGGTAAGTGTGATACCAATGAAAGGAGAACTCTgggatgaaaatattttaaaatttgaaattaaaaaagataatcatatttatggttatatatatatggatttatttgaaagggaaaataaaaatcaagCAATAGCACAATATACAGTTCGATGctctaaaaatatgaacaccTGTTTAAAGTATAAATGGTTTGAAGAAGGTAACGAAGTTGGTATTCCATTTTTCTACACAGGcatcattaaaaatgaaaaaaataatcaagaCATATCTGAAAATGCTATGTATAGACAAACTACCTCCACATTTTTGGTTTGCAATTTTAAAGCCAACCGTGATAAGAATAAAGATGTAGAGAAAAAAGGCGAACCCAAGGAAAACACAAAATGCGATTTTATCTCTgacgaaataaaaaactttttaGAGAGCATTAAAATGAATGTAGAAAAAGTTAATGTGTTTCTTCATGAGTTTGGACATACATTACATTGTATACTAAGCTCAACATATTTACAACATTTATCAGGAAATAGAAGTGGAGCAGATTTTTCAGAATTTTCATCCCATCTGTTtgaagaatatttaaatagcTATGAAGCATTatctattttatattcacaaaaagcggaagaaaatgaaataaaaaatatgataacaaattatgttaaaaataaaaatattatatgttacTACCCAATTGTCCAACTTATTATACAATCTATTGTTgatcaaatattttattctttatctcataattcaaataatatgaatgaaagaaaacaattaattgaaaatgaaataaaaacatactTTTTAggattatattataaaaatatttttatattagatttttttcctcatattcatttttcaaaaacgacacatttaattcattacccttcaaattattattgctaTCTGTATTGCTCTGTATTGGCAAAGTATATATGGAACAGAACCTTTAAAAACGACTTGTATAACTTAGACAGTTCGTCCCGCATCGTCAAATTTTTAGAGGGG GGCTCTGTTAATTCGAGCTTGCGAAATATCATATCCTTAGCCGAAACGGATAAGGACAAAATCGAGTATTACACGGAAAACCCCCACCACATCCCGTTGGACGACTTTTTTGAGTATTACCAGGAAGGAGATAAGCAGCAGATATACGATTCGTTTTTTCGTTCAATCGTGCCATGA
- a CDS encoding protein kinase 6, putative, with the protein MDISNFDFMDIIGKGTYGIVYKAMDKKENKLVAIKKIINLCDQNYGISKIILRELSILQKINHKNIIVLRNIFYGKDIEQKLIGENLENSCLYLTFEYCDIDLLNFTKKYILNIKEVKYIIFELLLALCYLHSNNYLHRDIKPENIFINSKGEVKLGDLGLSIEKSDNMTPSVVTIWYRPPELLLKQNNYDQKVDIWSVGCLFVELITGRPLFPGKNDQSQLDLIHATLGNKTEIPMDNSERYNSFPYYEENILKSMISDESACDLISKMLIYDPYFRISSKEALKHSCFDDMTKLPPLTI; encoded by the exons ATGGATATTTctaattttgattttatgGATATAATAGGAAAGGGAACATATG gtATTGTGTACAAGGCCATggataaaaaggaaaataaactcgttgcaataaaaaaaataataaatttatgcGATCAAAATTATGGGATAagcaaaattatattacgAGAGCTAAGCAtacttcaaaaaataaatcacaaaaatattattg ttttaagaaatattttttacggGAAAGACATAGAACAAAAGTTGATAGGAGAAAACCTGGAGAATTCGTGTTTGTATTTA acCTTCGAATATTGTGATATTGATCTCctaaattttacaaaaaaatatattttaaatatcaaGGAAGTgaagtatataatatttgagCTACTACTAGCACTATGCTATTTGcattcaaataattatttgcatAGAGATATAAAACCAGAGaacatatttatcaatTCAAAAGGTGAAGTAAAGTTAGGAGATTTAGGATTGTCTATTGAGAAAAGTGATAATATGACCCCATCAGTGGTAACAATCTGGTATAGACCTCCAGAGTTACTTttgaaacaaaataattatgatcaGAAAGTCGACATTTGGAGTGTGGGGTGCTTATTTGTTGAACTAATAACTGGGAG acCTCTATTTCCAGGGAAAAATGACCAATCACAG CTTGATTTAATTCATGCAACACTTGGAAATAAAACTGAAATACCAATGGATAACAGTGAAAGATATAACTCGTTTCCCTACTATGAG gaGAACATTTTAAAGAGTATGATTTCTGACGAATCAGCTTGCGATTTAATTTCTAAAATGTTAATTTATGATCCGTATTTTAGGATATCATCAAAGGAAG cTTTAAAACATAGTTGCTTTGATGATATGACCAAGTTACCACCCCTTACCATATAg